A window of Rosa rugosa chromosome 7, drRosRugo1.1, whole genome shotgun sequence genomic DNA:
AAAGAATAAAGTAGGGTTTACAGAAAAAGGGGAAGAGAGATGCATGACTAGCTAGCTCATAGATTAATGGTGGAAATGTAAACTCAGAGATGCAACTAGTTttggtaaatgatcattttgatataCAAATGATAAACCCAGCTAGCTCATGATATATCGAGGGCAGTTATTCAGTTAATTGCAAAAGTTTGATGAAACTGGACCTGCGGGTTTAGGGTTTGGGTCTTTTATTCACCAGGGGAATTCGAACTGCACTAATAGTTGGCGGGCATGGTGAGCTAATAAGAATTGATTTTCCTACCATTTTAGACTTTTAGCCATCCAAAAAGATAAGGCTAGGGTTTTCTCGATCGTTGGAGTAACCTTAGCTCTATTATTAGCGAATATATGCAAGCCTGCAAGGAGGGTGTGTTAGTGACGGTAaccaaacatatatttaattgctaTTTTCCTTGAACAATTTAGTGTTCGATGAACTTCACCAAAAGAAAACCGAGATCAAACTAAGCAAATTAGTAGGCACACTTTCATGTTTCATTATCACGAAGAAAAATTCCGGTCACTGGCAATCACCGTAATAGAATATCGACACATTCCACATATGTTGATCAGTCAAATTTCTATCGTTCTCATCCACCTGCAGCTTTCTTTCTCTCAATGACAGGATTCATGGACGATCTGAATTTCTTCTTTGGCATTAGGTTAAGATTCAATTGAATAAAGACGAGGCAAAacgaatcgaagaagaaaaaggagggaaaagaaaagaaacaaagaggTATGGTGTCTCTCCCCGACAAAGCACCCCTTGTCTCAGTACTGTGCAATAATTCCTGCGAAGATACTGTAGCGCGGGCCTAACCAGTAGCCCCATCTGTGACGCGTACGCTCAACGGAGAAAGCGACGAGTGGTGAAAGCAAGGGAAAGATTCGATTAGGGTTTGGCTGGTAAGCTGGGGAGAGGAAGGTGCCCTTTCTCTGTTGAATGCTCCTTTTGGTCTGGTGCCTTCATTTACACTCCACCTCCGTACTACTACTACTGCACTACGCTTTTTTTGACACTTTTTTCATTTCAGAATGCAGCCATGCCTTGGGGCTTGTGTATCGATCTTAGACCCAGTACTTTTCATTTAGCAAAACCCTAATATATTAGAGTCGAGTACTAATAATCGATCTGTTGGTCACATTTGGAGGTGCGCGGCTGCAGTGTATTTCAGCTGCTCAATAAGCACACTGGTATTTTAAAGGATTGAAAACTATCTCAAGATTCTCAACCAGCAAACATAccctataaataaataaataaataaaatcaaacaaaccaaCCCTAATCttgtatttattatttattttttctctctgtaAACCCTAATCTCTCACTGTTTAAACCCTAATCTTAAATGACTAATTACAAGATGTATAATTGAATGTGAGCCCCACGCACGTGTTTGTATGGCAATTCTATAATTATATTGCCGTCGGACCAATAACTTCTCACTTCTCTCTGTTATGGAATTGTCGGTCGACGTTCTTGAGTataaggccatgtttggttggtgaaAATGAAATGAatcaatttcctttcctttgggaaagtgtttccgagggggggggggggggggggagggaaccaatttccctcactttttcctttcctttggaaaagtgtttcccttccttggctgtcccaaacgcaggaaaggaaagtgtttactttcccaatgcccactttccaggaaacaaacatggcctaagTGTAATATCCGGACTTCGTTTTCCCTTATTTAATTTGTTGTTTACATTTCTTCAACGCTGAGTGGTTACATACTTACATCTGGATCCATAAATGGACGAAATGTTAACTCGATACAGCAGTTAAGTAATGAGAATGGCCCAGAAAATTACTACGTTTGATGTGAGATTCATATAAACCAAGTAACTAGATAGATATAAGTCGTTTTTATTGATCGTCATCAGCAATTTGGCTGCTATGACTTGATCAACCATGTCGGCAGTAGTCTATTGGCTACAAGATGTCATCAGAGGCTTAGCTTAGATTGTAAGCAATAAGCAGAACTTATCGAATTAGTTCCGGCTCCTGAAAGAAACGTCATCAAAAGAAGAACATCAACATGGTTTCCCCGAAGTTTACGTTGTTACCCATGTAACGATTTAATGATGGATAACTATACTTCACCTAACCTTTTTTAATCCCATTGTATGACCTCTAAAAAGAATTGTAACCAcatcctcaaaaaaaaaaaaaaaaaattgtaaccAAGTATATGTTAGTATAGTGATATTATATGACCCTACCCCGCTCTGAACTTTTCATAACCAAGCTATAGCTAGATACACTTTAGTCACCTTCATCCAAATTTATGTTTTATTATAAACTTATGTCAAGTCATCTTATTAAAGTATCTAAGGCTAGCCGCTAACGCGAGAGAGAGGGAAGAAAAAACCCTAGTTTCGAAAGTCTTTGAGCTTGACGACATGGAGGAGGTGGATGAGATGGCTGTTCGGCTGGCAGCTTCTCTTGGACTGGCCGACGTTCGCAGGCCGGTGGATCTTCGTCCGGCTCGTGGAGAGGGTTTGCGTCGTTCTCAAACGTATCTGGTGGGGAAGTTGTTGACGGCTAGGGCTTTCAATAAGAGATCGTTCATGGGCATGTTCCGGCGTGCATGGAGGCTGAATGGACGGTACACTGCTCAGGAACATGGATACCGCTTTCTGTTCACCTTGACGGATCCAACAGACCGAAACCGGATCCTTAGAGGTGGTCCTTGGGGCTTTGATAGAGCTCCGGTCGTTCTAGCACCGTATGATGGGGTGGAGGCGATCAAGGATGTTCCGCTCTCTACTTTAGCCTTCTGGATCAAGGTACGTGGCCTGCCACCAGATTTTCATACTGATCGTTGCTTGAGAAGGATTGGTAGCGCTTTGGGGCGGTATGTGCAGAAGGACACAACAGAATTTGAAGAAGGAAGGATTCGGATCCGAGTTGAGGTTGACCTTCTGCAGCCTGTGATTTTCCGACGGAGTTTCACGGTGGATGATGGGGTTGATGTGGATCTGGACTTTTCTTTGAAAACCTCTATGGCAGATGTCAAGAGTGTGGTTTGATTACTCATGTGGGATA
This region includes:
- the LOC133722809 gene encoding uncharacterized protein LOC133722809, with the protein product MEEVDEMAVRLAASLGLADVRRPVDLRPARGEGLRRSQTYLVGKLLTARAFNKRSFMGMFRRAWRLNGRYTAQEHGYRFLFTLTDPTDRNRILRGGPWGFDRAPVVLAPYDGVEAIKDVPLSTLAFWIKVRGLPPDFHTDRCLRRIGSALGRYVQKDTTEFEEGRIRIRVEVDLLQPVIFRRSFTVDDGVDVDLDFSLKTSMADVKSVV